CTTGTGTTCACGGGATTCTCTCAAAAATTTACTGAAAAAGAATATTTTGAAATTTATCCTGAATTGTCTGAGTCATTTGCCAAGAAACTTATAGACGCAAAGGTAAGCATGCTTGGAATTGATTTTGCAAGCCCCGACAAAGACCCGTACCCAATCCACAAGTTATTGCTCGGCCAAGAAATTCTTATTGTTGAGAATTTAACCAATTTAGAAAAACTTCTTAGCTTCAAAAAATTTTCAGTTTCTGCCCTGCCTCTTAATTTAGAGGCAGAAGCGTCGCCAGCCAGGGTATTGGCAACCATTAATGATTAATTTATTGCCAATTTTTAAATATTTGGTATACTAGGGTGCATGAAATTAGATGAGACGCAAGTTCGTCATTTAGCTAAATTAGCCCAACTTGAATTGACTGATACGGAAATTCAACAATACGCCGAAGACCTTTCGGCGATTTTAGACTATTTTGACATGTTGCAATCCGTGGATACGGCTAAGGTCGCACCAACCGCGCATGTTTCAGGCCTAGCTAATATTACTCGGCCAGACGAGGTTCATGCTACCAATAAAGAAACCCGCGTTCAGATTTTAGACAACGCCCCAAATGTAAAAAATGATTACATCAAAACTAAGGGGGTGTTTGAATAATATGCAATTTAACCAGCTGACAATGATTCAAGCCCAAACTGGCTTAGCTAAAAAAGCATTTAGCGCTGAGCAGTTGTTAATGGCTTGCCTTGATCAAATTCAAAGGCATGATGCCAATATCAACGCCTTAGTTTTAGTTGATGATGAGAAAGCCATGCAACAAGCCAAGGGCGTCGATCAAAAAATTTCGAGCGGTGAAGCTCTTAGCCCTCTGGAAGGCATACCGTTAGTCATCAAGGATAATATCTGCACCGCTGGTATGGAAACCACGGCTGGTTCTCAAATTTTGAAAGGCTACCTTCCGCCATACAATGCCACAGTGGCTCGAATAATCACTGATGCTGGAGGCGTACTCATTGGTAAGTCAAATTTAGATGAGTTTGGCATGGGCGCATCAACGGAAAATTCTTCATTTTTTACGACAAAAAATCCTTGGGACAATACTAAAGTTTCGGGCGGCAGTTCCGGCGGGTCAGCGGCAGCAGTGGCATCTGACATGTGCCTGTACGCATTAGGATCAGATACTGGCGGTTCAATTCGTCAACCTTCTGCCTTTTGCGGTATGGTTGGATTAAAGCCATCTTATGGCCGGGTGTCCCGATACGGCTTAATTGCCTACGGTTCATCTTTGGATACAATTGGTCCTTTAACCAAAACAGTTGAGGATGCGGCTTTGGTTCTAGGTTTTATTGCCGGGCATGATAAAAAAGACTCCACTACTCAAACTGTGCCAGTGTCAAATTACTTAGCTGACATCAAAACTGAAATTAAAGGGATGAAAGTCGGTTTGGTTAAAGAGTATCTTGGCGCTGGGATTGATGATGAAGTGAAAAAGAAAGTTGAACAATCGGTGGAAGTTTTTAAATCTTTAGGAGCGGAAGTCATTGAGGTAAGCTTGCCTTTAACTAAATATGCGCTAGCGGTTTACTATTTGCTGGCTAAAGCGGAAGTTAGTTCTAACTTAGCCCGCTATGATGGCGTTCGTTACGGTAGTCCGGTGTT
The Candidatus Buchananbacteria bacterium CG10_big_fil_rev_8_21_14_0_10_42_9 DNA segment above includes these coding regions:
- the gatA gene encoding Asp-tRNA(Asn)/Glu-tRNA(Gln) amidotransferase GatCAB subunit A (allows the formation of correctly charged Asn-tRNA(Asn) or Gln-tRNA(Gln) through the transamidation of misacylated Asp-tRNA(Asn) or Glu-tRNA(Gln) in organisms which lack either or both of asparaginyl-tRNA or glutaminyl-tRNA synthetases; reaction takes place in the presence of glutamine and ATP through an activated phospho-Asp-tRNA(Asn) or phospho-Glu-tRNA), with the translated sequence MQFNQLTMIQAQTGLAKKAFSAEQLLMACLDQIQRHDANINALVLVDDEKAMQQAKGVDQKISSGEALSPLEGIPLVIKDNICTAGMETTAGSQILKGYLPPYNATVARIITDAGGVLIGKSNLDEFGMGASTENSSFFTTKNPWDNTKVSGGSSGGSAAAVASDMCLYALGSDTGGSIRQPSAFCGMVGLKPSYGRVSRYGLIAYGSSLDTIGPLTKTVEDAALVLGFIAGHDKKDSTTQTVPVSNYLADIKTEIKGMKVGLVKEYLGAGIDDEVKKKVEQSVEVFKSLGAEVIEVSLPLTKYALAVYYLLAKAEVSSNLARYDGVRYGSPVFGDTLAEQYQKTRGQKFGPEVKRSIMMGTFTLSSGYHEAYYKKAAQVRTLIINEFKKAFDQVDCLIGPTTPTATFGIGEKSDPLAMYLADVLTVPPSVAGLPAVSVPCGFTKTDLPVGLQITGKPFDESTILRAAYNYEQATNWHTKKASLK
- a CDS encoding cyclase produces the protein MKVIDLTHVFNNEMPVYPGDPKPEVRQIAWLEKQGYNDFRLTTGMHVGTHIDAPLHMIEGGKLISDFPVEKLVGPGYIIDARGQSVIDESFITPPLKPGAIVLVFTGFSQKFTEKEYFEIYPELSESFAKKLIDAKVSMLGIDFASPDKDPYPIHKLLLGQEILIVENLTNLEKLLSFKKFSVSALPLNLEAEASPARVLATIND
- a CDS encoding Asp-tRNA(Asn)/Glu-tRNA(Gln) amidotransferase GatCAB subunit C, with translation MKLDETQVRHLAKLAQLELTDTEIQQYAEDLSAILDYFDMLQSVDTAKVAPTAHVSGLANITRPDEVHATNKETRVQILDNAPNVKNDYIKTKGVFE